A genomic window from Candidatus Saccharibacteria bacterium includes:
- the dprA gene encoding DNA-protecting protein DprA — protein MNKVKQISPLNHKFLQRVSVIDNPATTIWYMGEIPENWSERPSVAIVGSRKPTEYGRSVTLKLASALAARGVVIVSGLALGHDALAARGALDASGTTIAVIGNGLDNIHPHSNSLLAREIVEKGGAIISEYEPDAAVRRWNFLERNRLIVALSDVVVVVEAGERSGTMNTTAHALTQNKDLMAVPGNITSPLSIGCNRLIAQGAEPVLSVDDILEKLRSIHASRHNQTAMALLADPQTAATTPLDQLIGTTDAETAILQAIARGLSDGDDILTATKLSPSNYNIALTILELNARIRPLGANRWTLA, from the coding sequence ATGAATAAGGTCAAGCAAATATCACCCCTGAATCATAAATTTCTTCAGCGTGTATCTGTTATTGACAATCCTGCAACTACCATTTGGTATATGGGCGAAATACCGGAAAACTGGAGTGAACGACCCTCGGTCGCTATCGTTGGCTCACGCAAACCGACCGAATATGGTCGCAGTGTTACCCTGAAATTAGCCTCGGCGCTAGCAGCTCGCGGCGTCGTTATTGTTAGCGGACTAGCACTCGGACACGACGCGCTCGCCGCACGCGGCGCCCTAGACGCTAGCGGCACGACAATCGCGGTCATCGGCAACGGTCTCGATAATATCCACCCTCATTCTAATAGTCTATTGGCCCGCGAAATCGTAGAGAAGGGCGGGGCCATCATATCTGAATATGAACCCGATGCAGCCGTGCGGCGGTGGAACTTTCTAGAGCGCAACCGTCTCATTGTGGCTCTGAGCGATGTCGTTGTGGTGGTCGAGGCCGGCGAACGATCTGGCACCATGAATACTACTGCGCATGCCTTGACCCAAAATAAAGATCTGATGGCCGTACCCGGCAATATCACCTCGCCATTATCGATCGGCTGCAACCGCCTGATCGCCCAAGGTGCCGAACCAGTATTATCCGTCGATGATATCCTCGAGAAACTCCGCTCTATACATGCCAGCCGACATAACCAAACGGCCATGGCGCTGCTCGCAGATCCACAGACTGCTGCGACAACTCCGCTCGACCAGCTCATCGGTACCACTGACGCCGAAACCGCCATATTGCAAGCTATCGCCCGCGGTCTCAGCGATGGCGACGACATCCTTACCGCCACGAAACTGAGCCCTAGCAACTACAACATCGCCCTGACCATACTCGAACTCAACGCCCGTATCCGCCCCCTGGGCGCTAATCGGTGGACATTAGCATAA
- a CDS encoding rRNA pseudouridine synthase, which yields MRLNKFVATATGKSRREADLLIASGRVRIDQRTATIGDRAPDNTAVYLDDKELHLPAESTVVMLNKPVGYVSSRRAQARDARTLYELLPPELHQLKTVGRLDQNSSGLILLTDDGDFAFRMTHPKFVKVKIYEIQLDCPLEPLHQQMISDFGVDLEDGKSKLLLESLDDRRLKWRVTMSEGRNRQIRRTFRALGYTVVKLHRTHFGNVTLGSLKPGQWKKLDKVI from the coding sequence ATGCGATTAAACAAATTTGTAGCTACTGCTACTGGTAAGTCACGACGCGAAGCCGATCTGTTAATTGCATCTGGGCGAGTCCGCATAGATCAGAGAACCGCCACGATTGGCGACCGCGCGCCCGACAATACCGCTGTTTATCTCGATGACAAAGAGCTGCACCTACCCGCCGAATCTACCGTCGTCATGCTGAACAAGCCAGTCGGCTACGTCAGCTCCCGGCGCGCCCAGGCTCGCGATGCCCGAACTTTGTATGAACTACTGCCGCCCGAGCTCCATCAGCTCAAAACCGTCGGACGTCTAGATCAAAACAGCTCTGGTCTAATTTTGCTGACCGATGATGGGGATTTTGCTTTTCGCATGACTCATCCCAAATTTGTCAAAGTTAAGATCTATGAGATTCAGCTCGACTGCCCATTAGAACCCTTGCACCAACAGATGATTTCTGACTTTGGCGTCGATCTCGAGGACGGTAAATCAAAATTACTGCTCGAAAGTCTAGACGATCGACGACTCAAATGGCGCGTCACCATGAGCGAAGGTCGCAATCGCCAGATTCGTCGCACGTTTCGAGCCCTAGGCTACACCGTCGTCAAGTTACACCGAACACATTTCGGCAACGTTACGTTAGGCAGCTTAAAGCCAGGGCAGTGGAAAAAACTCGATAAAGTGATATAA
- a CDS encoding response regulator produces the protein MTKILLVEDDKALREIYGVRLLAEGYDIVSAGDGEEALTSAINEHPDLIVSDVMMPKISGFEMIDLLRTNEKTRDIKVIVMSALGGESQKERGRSLGADRYLVKSQVGIEDVVATVKQVLAEPPRQASAPAGANPATPTPVPAPTTVPAATMPAAGQSAFNPVQATAPSTVTGTDQPSLPNTPLSVPTVMNPAPAPAQTPFTPAPAAGQSLPPIPLPSTQPPAQTQPIAPAQPAPQPVAPQPPQVIEPTTTVQQQQPSTAPVAPTAPAAAPPSATPAVGGVKVIQPTGVSMSPKINIDDLLAKEEAVEIAPGLNMNATVPTAAPVEAAEPTGTPAISIGQNGVIDLDAATTETASTFPASS, from the coding sequence ATGACTAAAATTCTATTGGTTGAAGACGACAAGGCTCTGCGCGAGATTTATGGCGTTAGACTACTAGCCGAGGGTTACGACATCGTCAGCGCTGGCGATGGCGAAGAAGCCCTGACCTCCGCTATCAACGAACATCCCGACCTGATCGTGAGCGACGTTATGATGCCAAAAATTAGTGGTTTCGAGATGATCGACTTGCTCCGTACTAACGAAAAAACTCGTGATATAAAGGTAATCGTCATGTCGGCCCTCGGTGGTGAATCACAAAAGGAGCGTGGCCGTTCACTCGGTGCTGACCGTTATTTAGTAAAATCTCAAGTCGGCATCGAAGATGTTGTCGCCACCGTCAAGCAAGTCCTAGCCGAACCGCCCAGGCAAGCTTCCGCCCCAGCTGGTGCTAATCCAGCAACGCCAACACCGGTCCCAGCACCAACTACGGTACCAGCTGCTACTATGCCAGCCGCGGGTCAATCAGCTTTCAATCCTGTCCAGGCTACTGCTCCGAGTACCGTCACTGGCACAGATCAGCCTAGCTTACCAAATACACCTCTTTCGGTTCCAACTGTCATGAACCCGGCCCCAGCGCCGGCACAGACTCCATTCACGCCAGCACCAGCCGCCGGTCAATCATTGCCACCAATTCCATTGCCGTCGACTCAACCGCCAGCTCAGACTCAGCCCATAGCGCCGGCACAACCAGCCCCACAACCCGTTGCGCCTCAACCGCCTCAGGTTATTGAACCGACGACTACCGTACAGCAGCAACAGCCATCAACCGCTCCTGTAGCACCTACCGCTCCGGCCGCAGCACCGCCTAGCGCTACGCCAGCTGTCGGCGGTGTCAAAGTGATCCAACCAACTGGCGTCTCAATGAGTCCGAAAATCAATATTGATGATCTGCTCGCCAAAGAAGAAGCCGTTGAAATCGCTCCGGGTCTGAATATGAACGCTACCGTTCCTACCGCGGCACCCGTTGAGGCTGCTGAACCAACTGGTACGCCAGCTATCTCAATCGGTCAAAACGGTGTAATTGATCTCGATGCCGCTACAACTGAAACTGCTAGCACTTTTCCTGCCAGCTCGTGA
- a CDS encoding aminoacyl-tRNA hydrolase gives MKLIIGLGNPGNEYARTRHNFGWIMLDHIANAVGATWVHKPKFTADIAEYTINGEKVILAKPTTYYNLSGEATRKIKDFYHIENNDIVTIHDEIALPIGSLRTRRGGSDAGNNGIKSLIAHIGPDFARVRIGSGQVAGNNGDARPTDHRDHVLSRPAASEIELLAKLEPQVQHIVSDFIGGTFFETTYSA, from the coding sequence ATGAAATTGATCATTGGTCTCGGTAATCCCGGCAACGAATACGCCCGCACGCGTCATAATTTTGGCTGGATCATGCTCGATCATATTGCAAACGCAGTCGGAGCAACCTGGGTGCATAAACCGAAATTTACTGCCGATATTGCCGAATATACTATTAATGGCGAAAAAGTAATCCTCGCCAAGCCTACGACGTATTATAATTTATCCGGCGAAGCGACGCGCAAAATCAAGGATTTTTATCATATTGAGAATAACGACATTGTGACGATTCATGATGAAATAGCGCTACCGATCGGGTCGCTCCGAACGCGCCGCGGCGGCAGTGATGCTGGTAATAACGGTATCAAGAGTCTGATTGCACATATTGGTCCAGATTTTGCCAGGGTTCGTATCGGCAGTGGTCAAGTCGCCGGGAATAATGGCGACGCCAGGCCAACTGACCATCGTGATCACGTCCTATCACGTCCCGCAGCTAGCGAGATAGAACTCCTCGCTAAACTCGAGCCACAAGTTCAACATATCGTTAGCGATTTTATCGGCGGCACGTTCTTTGAAACGACTTATTCAGCCTAA
- a CDS encoding GAF domain-containing protein, with protein sequence MTLLMVFVLVYLLLLAWLAVSQKPVKAENWLLFATTIAIAGWIGTIFGLQTDAGTSVEYARLVFALGIWSIILPTQLISLMVLKRSTTKEVIAISSVIGIAISVLCLSGTGVIDGVTIDQKGQIPIPQYGILAPVYAASIIAALLAISLLVTRGAVWGTKKSREQMRVVGFSMLAATLVAIATNFALPFLTQNTESALLAPIAALIMISGLHYSIAKQGLFDFKQAAMRTMVYLLVLSTLAGIYFGLAYLLSVVLFAGRSPTYDIDSSLINVISALLLTFLFQPVKHFFDHLTNRLFYHGEYDPETFSREFGMILSYDTDLRLLLRKAGNYIADSLKAESVFFLIVRRGTFGSASTAKSSLSETNIAKITAYYKKHFKFPEIMRADVVESEEVRRILEIHHVYIALPLMLQDQVIGYLFIGEHKSRGYTMRDVRVIESIGNELAIAVHNSLSVEEIRELNESLKHRVDEATREIRQSNRRLQQLDKVKDEFISMASHQLRTPLTSIKGYLDTVLQGDLGHVNSTQRVMLSEAFISSERMVTLINDFLNVSRLQIGKFVIERRDGDLKEVVRDQIDMLRNLTEQHRLQIKEHIDDNVPTAYIDIEKLRQVILNFIDNAIYYSKPDAPIYVSLTKENNHIVFTVKDSGIGVPESEKSQLFSRFFRASNARQHRPDGTGVGLFLAKKVVTLHGGQIIFESEENKGSTFGFRIPINSKKETPH encoded by the coding sequence ATGACCTTGCTTATGGTTTTCGTGTTAGTATATCTGCTCCTCCTAGCATGGCTCGCAGTCTCGCAAAAGCCAGTCAAAGCAGAAAATTGGCTGCTCTTTGCAACAACTATTGCCATTGCTGGCTGGATAGGAACCATCTTTGGCCTGCAAACAGATGCCGGCACTAGCGTAGAATATGCTCGTCTCGTCTTTGCCCTAGGAATTTGGTCAATTATCCTTCCAACGCAGCTGATTAGCCTGATGGTGCTCAAGCGTTCGACCACCAAAGAGGTCATAGCGATTTCCAGCGTCATAGGTATCGCCATTAGTGTACTATGTTTGTCTGGTACGGGTGTCATAGACGGTGTCACGATCGACCAAAAGGGCCAGATTCCGATTCCACAGTACGGCATCCTGGCTCCGGTATATGCAGCCAGCATAATCGCAGCACTGCTCGCAATCAGCCTATTAGTAACCCGCGGCGCAGTGTGGGGCACAAAGAAATCTCGCGAACAGATGCGGGTCGTCGGGTTCTCGATGCTAGCAGCCACACTAGTCGCCATCGCTACAAACTTTGCATTGCCATTCCTCACACAAAACACAGAAAGTGCGTTACTAGCGCCCATAGCCGCTCTTATTATGATCAGTGGCCTGCATTATTCCATAGCTAAACAAGGATTATTTGACTTTAAACAAGCCGCCATGCGCACGATGGTATATTTATTGGTTCTCAGCACGCTCGCTGGCATTTATTTTGGGTTAGCATATCTGTTGTCCGTCGTGTTGTTTGCTGGGCGTTCGCCAACATACGATATTGATTCAAGCCTCATTAATGTCATTTCTGCGCTGCTACTGACTTTTTTGTTCCAGCCTGTCAAACATTTTTTCGACCACCTGACAAACCGTCTGTTTTACCACGGCGAGTACGACCCCGAAACATTCTCTCGTGAATTTGGTATGATTTTGTCTTACGATACTGACTTGCGGCTACTACTTCGCAAGGCTGGCAATTACATAGCGGACAGCCTCAAGGCGGAATCTGTATTCTTCTTGATCGTAAGGCGGGGAACATTTGGATCCGCCAGCACTGCAAAATCATCCTTGTCCGAGACAAATATAGCCAAAATCACAGCCTATTACAAAAAACATTTCAAATTTCCCGAGATCATGCGGGCTGATGTCGTCGAATCCGAGGAAGTCCGCCGCATATTAGAAATTCATCACGTCTATATCGCACTGCCGCTCATGCTCCAGGATCAAGTGATCGGCTATCTGTTCATCGGCGAACACAAGAGTCGTGGTTACACTATGCGCGATGTGCGCGTGATCGAGTCTATCGGCAACGAACTCGCCATCGCCGTTCATAACTCGCTATCGGTCGAGGAAATCCGCGAACTAAATGAGAGTCTCAAACACCGGGTCGACGAAGCTACGAGGGAAATCCGCCAAAGTAACCGTCGGCTGCAGCAACTAGACAAGGTCAAAGACGAGTTCATCTCGATGGCTTCGCACCAGTTACGTACACCGCTAACTAGCATCAAAGGCTACCTTGACACCGTCTTGCAAGGCGACCTAGGGCACGTCAACTCAACCCAGCGCGTCATGCTATCAGAAGCTTTCATCTCGAGCGAACGCATGGTGACGCTCATCAATGACTTTTTGAACGTCTCGCGTTTACAGATCGGAAAATTCGTTATTGAACGGCGCGACGGCGATCTAAAAGAAGTCGTGCGCGACCAGATCGACATGTTACGCAACCTAACCGAACAACACCGACTCCAGATCAAAGAACACATCGATGACAACGTTCCTACGGCATATATTGACATCGAAAAGTTGCGCCAGGTGATCTTGAACTTTATCGATAATGCGATCTATTATTCGAAACCAGACGCCCCAATTTACGTCAGCCTAACCAAAGAAAACAACCATATAGTATTTACGGTCAAAGACTCCGGAATTGGCGTGCCAGAATCTGAAAAATCTCAGCTATTCAGTCGATTTTTCCGCGCTAGCAACGCTCGTCAACATCGTCCCGACGGCACGGGCGTCGGGTTATTCCTAGCGAAAAAGGTCGTCACCCTGCACGGCGGCCAAATCATCTTTGAGTCAGAAGAAAACAAAGGTAGTACCTTTGGCTTTCGCATTCCGATCAATAGCAAAAAAGAAACACCTCATTAG
- a CDS encoding PAS domain-containing protein — protein MGKTFKSFFKKKQRHGKKSGNSGLASQSDAVINTISDGVAVIDRDGVIKLFNKSAADMTGWAVEDALELNFNSIFQFFDASEHPIDNQHNPILIAMGAARPAKLDDVLLKTNSSKYIQIGIQATPIGSDADDKHSDEPTRPNVAVTFRDITAQQKELRQQSDFVSTASHEMRTPVAIIEGYLGMLINPATATVDARGLTYAQKAHESAQHLGHLFQDLLDVTKLDDNRMRNTPILVDAGAAARQAVDQLQSQAAAKNLKLTFEAAGQLQPMYIIYADIDHLQEVLDNLISNAIKYTKEGSINVSVGEENQKVRISVKDTGIGIPSEDVPHLFQKFYRVDSSDTREIGGTGLGLYLIKKLTEYMGGRVGVNSEYGQGSTFWVEFDRLNREQALAKAREIKARERQGL, from the coding sequence GTGGGCAAAACGTTCAAGAGTTTCTTTAAGAAAAAGCAACGTCATGGTAAAAAATCTGGTAATTCCGGATTAGCAAGCCAGTCTGATGCTGTTATTAACACCATTTCTGATGGCGTCGCAGTCATTGATCGAGATGGTGTTATCAAGCTGTTCAATAAATCTGCCGCAGACATGACCGGCTGGGCAGTCGAAGACGCCTTGGAGCTAAATTTTAATAGTATTTTTCAATTCTTTGACGCTAGCGAACATCCGATCGACAACCAACACAATCCGATTTTGATTGCCATGGGCGCAGCTCGACCGGCCAAACTCGACGATGTCTTGCTAAAGACCAATTCTAGTAAATATATCCAGATCGGTATCCAGGCCACTCCAATCGGAAGCGACGCAGACGACAAACATTCAGACGAGCCGACTCGGCCAAACGTAGCAGTAACCTTCAGGGATATCACCGCCCAGCAAAAAGAACTCCGTCAGCAATCTGATTTTGTTAGCACCGCTAGCCACGAAATGCGCACGCCTGTCGCTATTATCGAAGGCTATCTCGGCATGCTAATTAACCCAGCGACCGCAACTGTCGATGCACGTGGACTGACCTACGCCCAAAAAGCTCACGAATCAGCCCAGCATCTCGGCCATCTATTCCAAGATCTCCTCGATGTCACCAAACTCGACGATAATCGCATGCGTAACACCCCGATCCTAGTCGACGCTGGCGCCGCCGCACGTCAAGCGGTCGATCAATTGCAGAGTCAAGCAGCAGCGAAAAACTTGAAACTGACGTTCGAAGCAGCCGGCCAACTGCAACCAATGTATATAATTTACGCTGATATTGACCACCTCCAAGAGGTCCTCGACAATCTGATCAGCAACGCGATCAAATATACCAAAGAAGGCTCGATCAATGTTTCAGTAGGCGAGGAAAACCAAAAGGTTCGCATATCTGTCAAAGACACCGGTATCGGCATACCGTCAGAGGACGTTCCGCATCTGTTCCAAAAATTCTATCGCGTCGATAGCAGCGACACGCGCGAGATCGGCGGCACCGGACTAGGACTTTATCTCATTAAAAAATTAACCGAATATATGGGTGGTCGAGTCGGCGTGAATAGCGAATATGGTCAAGGTTCAACGTTTTGGGTAGAATTTGATCGTCTCAACCGCGAACAGGCTCTGGCCAAAGCCCGCGAAATAAAAGCGAGGGAGCGTCAAGGATTATAA
- the topA gene encoding type I DNA topoisomerase, with protein sequence MPKTISNLVIVESPAKAKTIAGYLGSDFTVKSSIGHIRSIAKKTSKGQPPIDTDHNFETVYEIDPEKKKTVTELKKLASEASTVWLATDEDREGEAIAWHLCEVLGLDPTKTNRIVFHEITKSAIQAAIKEPRTVDMNLVQAQQARQILDRLVGFELSPVVWRKVPGGKSAGRVQSPAVRLLVEREREIAAFESNFTFKITGEFAKNANLFKATLSTEFDDESSASTFLESLSGAEFTISDIETKPASRNPLPPFTTSTLQQDANARLGYGARTTMSAAQALYQAGLITYMRTDSLNLSNQALGSIGNYISSAFGSNYHQVRKYKTKSSGAQEAHEAIRPTDIARETVDAEPRAQKLYDLIRRRTLASQMASAKLERTTATITISGHTETFTAKGEVVLFDGFLKMYGTAKDELLPSLAAGDELQVKQIVARQTFARPPARYTEGSLVKKLEELGIGRPSTYATIINTIQTRGYAEKGDGEGVEREVIELAWPKNVLGKPLEEALSDGLSTSDETRNDGLESRSENGLLAQSSDPSVQRTIVTEKTGATKGKLIPTSSGTVVSDFLGNYFDNIVDYDFTAQVETNLDEIAADKLDKTTMLREFYDPFHQKIDQSGTIDRSQVAQARELGIDPKSGEVILTRVGRFGPMVQMGDGSNPDKKPQFANMPKGTTIDTITLEQALEAFKLPRVLGQTTDGQDIRANVGRFGPFLQIGTKTTKTKPLYVSLKTDDPHDITLKRALELYAEKLKDEAEKNIAEFDNGIKILKGRYGPYITDGTKNAKIPKDREPSSITPEEARALIDAAPDKPKRRRFSKK encoded by the coding sequence ATGCCGAAAACTATAAGCAATTTAGTCATTGTCGAGTCCCCAGCCAAAGCTAAAACCATCGCTGGCTATCTCGGCTCAGACTTTACCGTTAAATCCAGTATTGGCCACATTCGTAGTATCGCGAAAAAAACCAGCAAGGGTCAGCCGCCGATTGATACAGACCACAACTTTGAAACTGTTTATGAAATCGACCCTGAAAAGAAAAAGACCGTCACGGAACTGAAAAAGCTCGCCAGCGAGGCGAGTACCGTCTGGCTCGCCACTGACGAAGACCGCGAAGGAGAGGCGATTGCCTGGCATCTCTGCGAAGTATTGGGTCTCGATCCGACCAAAACCAATCGCATCGTCTTTCACGAGATCACGAAAAGCGCTATCCAGGCAGCTATCAAAGAGCCACGCACCGTCGATATGAATCTCGTCCAGGCGCAACAAGCCAGGCAAATTCTCGACCGACTGGTCGGATTCGAACTCAGCCCGGTCGTCTGGCGTAAAGTCCCTGGTGGTAAATCGGCCGGCCGCGTCCAGAGCCCAGCCGTTCGATTGCTCGTCGAGCGCGAGCGCGAAATTGCCGCTTTCGAGAGCAACTTTACCTTCAAGATCACCGGGGAGTTTGCAAAAAACGCTAATCTATTCAAGGCGACATTATCGACCGAGTTCGACGATGAGTCGTCGGCCAGCACTTTTCTAGAGTCATTATCAGGGGCGGAATTCACTATCAGCGATATCGAAACCAAACCCGCCAGCCGAAATCCTTTGCCGCCGTTCACGACCTCAACCCTGCAACAAGACGCCAACGCCCGCCTCGGCTACGGTGCTCGCACCACCATGAGTGCCGCTCAGGCACTGTACCAGGCTGGTCTGATTACCTATATGCGTACCGATTCTTTGAACCTGTCAAATCAAGCTCTCGGCAGTATCGGCAATTATATTTCCTCGGCATTCGGATCAAATTATCATCAGGTCCGCAAGTATAAAACTAAATCCTCTGGCGCCCAAGAAGCCCACGAAGCCATCCGACCGACTGATATCGCCCGGGAAACCGTTGACGCCGAACCACGCGCTCAGAAATTATACGATCTGATTCGTCGCCGCACACTAGCCTCCCAAATGGCTAGCGCCAAGCTCGAACGTACTACTGCCACGATCACTATTAGCGGCCATACTGAAACATTCACCGCCAAAGGCGAAGTCGTGCTATTTGACGGCTTCCTCAAAATGTACGGCACCGCCAAAGACGAATTATTACCGAGCCTAGCAGCTGGCGATGAGTTACAGGTCAAGCAGATCGTCGCTCGACAGACTTTTGCCAGACCACCAGCCCGCTACACCGAAGGTTCACTCGTCAAAAAGCTCGAGGAGCTCGGTATTGGCCGCCCATCCACCTACGCCACGATTATCAACACCATTCAAACCCGTGGCTACGCCGAAAAAGGCGACGGCGAAGGGGTTGAGAGGGAAGTTATTGAGCTGGCATGGCCAAAGAATGTGCTAGGTAAGCCGTTAGAGGAGGCTCTGAGCGACGGGCTCAGCACCAGCGACGAAACCCGTAACGACGGGCTTGAATCGCGTTCCGAGAATGGTTTACTAGCACAGAGCAGTGATCCATCGGTCCAGCGCACCATCGTCACCGAAAAAACTGGCGCTACCAAAGGCAAATTGATCCCAACCTCATCCGGCACCGTCGTCAGCGACTTTCTCGGCAATTATTTCGATAACATCGTTGATTACGACTTTACGGCTCAGGTCGAAACCAATTTAGACGAAATCGCCGCCGACAAACTAGACAAAACCACTATGTTGCGCGAGTTCTACGACCCATTCCACCAAAAAATCGACCAGTCCGGCACTATCGACCGTTCGCAGGTAGCCCAGGCGAGAGAACTGGGCATTGATCCCAAATCTGGCGAGGTCATCCTGACCCGCGTTGGGCGCTTTGGTCCGATGGTCCAGATGGGTGATGGTAGCAATCCAGACAAAAAACCGCAGTTTGCCAACATGCCAAAAGGTACAACTATCGACACTATCACGCTGGAACAAGCCCTCGAAGCCTTTAAACTACCGCGTGTCCTGGGTCAAACCACTGATGGGCAAGATATCCGCGCTAACGTCGGCCGCTTTGGTCCATTCCTGCAAATCGGCACCAAAACCACCAAAACCAAGCCACTCTATGTCAGCCTCAAAACCGATGACCCTCACGATATCACACTGAAACGTGCGCTCGAACTCTACGCCGAAAAGCTAAAGGATGAGGCTGAAAAGAACATCGCCGAGTTCGATAACGGTATCAAGATCCTCAAAGGTCGTTATGGCCCCTATATTACCGATGGCACCAAAAATGCCAAGATACCAAAGGATCGTGAACCGAGTTCGATCACCCCCGAGGAGGCAAGGGCCTTGATCGACGCTGCACCGGATAAACCGAAACGTCGCCGTTTTTCTAAAAAATAA